The stretch of DNA GTCAAATCCAAACCCCAGACAGTACAGAGGAAACTTCCTTCCGATGGCCTTTTTCACATTGGCCTGAATCTTTATCGGGTCACTTTCACCTGAAGAGAAGGAGACGAtggaaaaatatgaaatactgATGTGTATGGAGACCTCACTGTGTTTATTGTATTTGAGCCTGTTTTTGCCTGTATTAGGAGCTCCATCTGTCAGCAGGATGAGGATGGGAGCGGATCGTCCTCTTTGATGTCTGTTGATCATCTCCACTCCCTTTAGCACTGCATCGTTGATGTTTGTGGCTGAAGGACACAGGATATTAGATAAAACATTAGATAGTGTCTGAAAAGCTCTACTCTCTCTCCTTAAAGCACTTTATTCTATATTGTCTGCTGTATAGTTTAATTCTAAAACATGAACAGGAGGAATCTCACATCCGCCATCTGTAATCTTTCTCACAAAGACCTTAGCCTTCTGCAGGTTCCCCTCTGAGGCCGAGAGCAGTTCAGGATTCCAGACGTCTATGTGATTGTCAAAGGTGACCAGCCCAAAGTGATCTTCCTCAGAAATATCTCCCAGGATCTTCAGCAGTGCTTCACGAGTCTGAAATGAAAAGAAGTCATCAACAAGTCTGTACACTGAAATGACTCTAGATAAGGGTCTTAGATCAAAAGTAAACCCTAGAGTGGAGTTCACCTGCTGAATCTTCCTTCCAGACATGGAGCCACTTCGGTCGATTACAAACACCACATTTTTCGGGATGCGCTGAACGTCTGTGGGTGCAAAGTAGTGAACGAAATAACCTTCTGATGCCTGACCGGAGAGAGAGGAATAGACAGGAGTGTAACACCAGTCTTACTTCTTATACTCAACTCATCAAGTCAGTGCTTCttttacagctgtgtttatGAGACATTAATACATAAAGATGTATGACACAGCAAATACCTGAAGAGCTCCACTGGGGTTTTGTCTCTCCACATCGTAGTTTATAATCAAATCTCCTTTCAGTCCTGTAGGTCCACAAACATTGCAGTTCGTCTGCTGCTCCCGAGTCGGGTAGAAGTTCACCCACACCTGTAGTTTCACAGTCATCACAAAACTCAGTCCAAGAGAAGGGAAGGACAATGATATATAAAACTTGAGATTTGCAAAGCACAGTGTCATTAGTCCTCACCTCTTTATCAGATCGTGTAGTCGTCACAGCATTGGCCAGTTCTTTAGTGTTCAGTCCTCCATTCACTGCCAGGAAGGAAATACCTGGACTCTCATGGATGTACACATCAATCTGACAGAGACGTATAAACAACAATCAGAAACACCTTCAGATCTGTAACAAAGTACAACAATGCGGAGTTCTGTACTGTGGAGGACACTGTGGAGCAAATCAGATCTGCTTATGCAATCAGATTTTTAGAACCTAGTGTCCACATTGCATGTTGCAAGTGACTAAATCTGATATTAGTGTACAGACTGTAGTCATATTGATTGTTATAGTAATGATTCAGGCATTAGTTGCCATAGTAATGATGCAGGTATTGGTTGTGATAGTAATCATGCGGGCATTGGTTGTCATAGTAACAGAGCAATATAAAGATGCTGAAGGCAGGAAACTCCACCCCTGATTAAATTTGAATCAGATCTACAACCACGTTCAAATGTGGTTCAAATCCTATTGGAATCCAAGTCCATGAGGCCATTCACACTGCAGAAAATTTCTCCTCAAATCTGACATGACAAGAGCCCGGACAGACGGAGCTGATGAATGTGGACTTCACCTTAAAATCTGTCACCGTCTGCATCGGCTGTGCGTTGATTAGCAGCTGATATTTCCCAAGTTGTCGATTTAGCAGCTCCTCGTAGGTGAGTTCAAAAGTCACTTTACTGGAAGCAGCCACAGTCACCGAGGTTTTAAACTCCTCCAGAGTCCGTCCCACTGAACTGGAGAAAAAGGACAACACAGAATAGCAGATAACTGAGCTGTATTAATCATCAGGCGTGTTATAATCCAGTAATCCATCTTTAACTGCCATTAATAATAAGTATGATTATGGctggagttttgtgtgtttttgtttgtggatTGAGTTGATGTGTTTGAGTTAACACACAGTAGGAATTACTTTATGTAGTGCACTGACATATTTTGGTGTTGCAATTTTTTCCTGCCAAGATGTGCATCAAGAGCATTTATACTCTGCTTAAAGTTTGTGGAAGATTTTAAAAGCTGAGGTTACATACACATTTGTTCTTGAAGTTCATCTTCAAGTGGACTCATTCCCTATTGGTTGTATGCAGCCAGCATGGTATATTTATTTAGCTGTTTGGGTGTGTATATTTGCTCCTGcactgtgtatgtatgtgtttatgtgatttcaatgtgtgttttatattatatgCATTTAAACAATTCGATGGCAGACTTGATGTCAGCAAATCTTTAAGGAGAAGAATAAATCCATCAGTAAATGAAGGACTGTGGTGTTGTGCATTGCCTGGAGAGAGTGAAAACATCTGCTCATCTAACATTTCCTCTGAACTAAAAGGCATTAATCAAGGGTTTGTTCCCACTATGCGAAATTACAGCTTCCACCTCCAGCCTTCATACCCTTCTAAACCATGCTTGgtattaggctcatgtgcagctggtCCAGAGCATATTTTCTACAGAAGGTATACACATTGTGTGTGCtgctgaatattttaaaatgtttacctGACAATTCCGGCACTTTCTCCTCGAGACACGGCCTCACTATACTGCTGCTGAGCCTCTTCTTTCTCCTTCACAACTCCATCATACATCTTCCCCTCCATGGTCCTGGAAATGCATTGTTTCATCAACACTGAATTGTCAGGTATGACGATTTAAATCTGAATAAGGACAATGCTGAAATGAGGCATGTTTACTCACATCCTGAATCTGCTGATGAAGGCATGTTTGGGAATCTGAACCTGAAAATGGACTTCTTTGGACTCATTGAGACGGTTGGCCACGCGGCTGGTGATGACGGTGACGGCGTAGCGGCTGGTCACTGTGGCGTTTATGTGAAAGCTGTAGATGTCTATGTCTTGTTCCTGCTGTGGAGAAATcgtagtaatagtaatagtaatagttttatattttcatagtttatgggcagcacggtgtcgcagcaggtagtgtcgcagtcacacagctccagggacctggaggttgtaggttcgattcccactccgggtgactgtctgtgaggagttggtgtgttctccccgtgtctgcgtgggtttcctct from Hoplias malabaricus isolate fHopMal1 chromosome 5, fHopMal1.hap1, whole genome shotgun sequence encodes:
- the LOC136696239 gene encoding inter-alpha-trypsin inhibitor heavy chain H3-like isoform X1 produces the protein MDRAAFSFTVFGFLLVWAASGQTQQEQDIDIYSFHINATVTSRYAVTVITSRVANRLNESKEVHFQVQIPKHAFISRFRMTMEGKMYDGVVKEKEEAQQQYSEAVSRGESAGIVSSVGRTLEEFKTSVTVAASSKVTFELTYEELLNRQLGKYQLLINAQPMQTVTDFKIDVYIHESPGISFLAVNGGLNTKELANAVTTTRSDKEVWVNFYPTREQQTNCNVCGPTGLKGDLIINYDVERQNPSGALQASEGYFVHYFAPTDVQRIPKNVVFVIDRSGSMSGRKIQQTREALLKILGDISEEDHFGLVTFDNHIDVWNPELLSASEGNLQKAKVFVRKITDGGSTNINDAVLKGVEMINRHQRGRSAPILILLTDGAPNTGESDPIKIQANVKKAIGRKFPLYCLGFGFDVNFEFLQKMALENSGRAVRIYEDSDADLQMQGFYEEVATPLLTDVQLNYTGAGNLTQTTFRHYYNGSEIVVAGQITDNSLDSFQTTVIAISRNSSVIYQDSVFTKDLAGVSPQHENFFERIWAYLTIKQLLEKEVALSGQEKEKVRGEALDLALKYKFVTPLTSMVVTKPQEEETQVVNKPIEGEEPEHRAHRGFGPANSYPENDDLLYTDYISPDSKASRLSENVPRFRILTGELHGWVTWMGVYSSMFLIIFSI
- the LOC136696239 gene encoding inter-alpha-trypsin inhibitor heavy chain H3-like isoform X2 produces the protein MDRAAFSFTVFGFLLVWAASGQTQEQDIDIYSFHINATVTSRYAVTVITSRVANRLNESKEVHFQVQIPKHAFISRFRMTMEGKMYDGVVKEKEEAQQQYSEAVSRGESAGIVSSVGRTLEEFKTSVTVAASSKVTFELTYEELLNRQLGKYQLLINAQPMQTVTDFKIDVYIHESPGISFLAVNGGLNTKELANAVTTTRSDKEVWVNFYPTREQQTNCNVCGPTGLKGDLIINYDVERQNPSGALQASEGYFVHYFAPTDVQRIPKNVVFVIDRSGSMSGRKIQQTREALLKILGDISEEDHFGLVTFDNHIDVWNPELLSASEGNLQKAKVFVRKITDGGSTNINDAVLKGVEMINRHQRGRSAPILILLTDGAPNTGESDPIKIQANVKKAIGRKFPLYCLGFGFDVNFEFLQKMALENSGRAVRIYEDSDADLQMQGFYEEVATPLLTDVQLNYTGAGNLTQTTFRHYYNGSEIVVAGQITDNSLDSFQTTVIAISRNSSVIYQDSVFTKDLAGVSPQHENFFERIWAYLTIKQLLEKEVALSGQEKEKVRGEALDLALKYKFVTPLTSMVVTKPQEEETQVVNKPIEGEEPEHRAHRGFGPANSYPENDDLLYTDYISPDSKASRLSENVPRFRILTGELHGWVTWMGVYSSMFLIIFSI